A stretch of Aedes aegypti strain LVP_AGWG chromosome 2, AaegL5.0 Primary Assembly, whole genome shotgun sequence DNA encodes these proteins:
- the LOC5573391 gene encoding myosin-2 heavy chain isoform X4, with amino-acid sequence MSHLFPSAKGDQLCPLGFHPQVRWPTRCKRCFRDYKEHGNKRNGEDITASTPVLPGSSQSRSRDGGSSTSLDKPVRSWTSTQNLFVSNNNNHGSSSDRPPGLPQRPASWASTPDLDNILQQVKADFTVNLTLPRRRHTTTFENLEEPETTVTLKRPPLPPILKVEPKDAKKELEKAEDQGVVIEKGDSLAERVRKMNLIKRQGSAERDSRERSVPMKEEEEPKSALKPVKTIEPEKVERKRRIRPIPESKVEEPISKPQLTLSKTTITSTKPLGSTTLTPVKEKEVKKPTTSAEPAKDSTKIIRRRRVDTGPFEPSPKPTITPTPKPIITPTPKPDPIVNNSSDDVRFLISIKDSKSKQDEDLHSITTETTETTIVDHTDNSELQEEIESLKRELETVKARCDRAEREKSDILLRRLASMDTGSNKTAASEALKLQQKVNEQKQMLEDLQDEKKFLATKVKELESDIKIRGAKNVEEQLRQKLEQAETLCEELMDENEEIKRELRNMESEIEEMHDNFREEQADEYASLKKELDQTTKNCRILSFKLKKSDRKIEQLESEKAALGTNTDLATKVKQLEDELKVANEVARRLQSELEQAESNPTTPTKKTPSLGKIGKSTSADNKISRASLTRGGSQEDPVQLLRDLQDSLEREADLREQLKYAEEEAENLRRKSGRIEDDNESLMMQLKKMATKARSRKLSPSPPNRRLTPEGPMEKDEGISDEDDPAELRLQLELNEQETAVLRRKMEELEIENKRSREHVKELQESLISKTKEMDKQNKLPSLLGSKSSGTKDPLDEKKIKVMEEQINELRMKLIEKDREVERVQAELSISKTKGGKSLVKSKSLDADQQVLDLKRQLQVIEQEANVLRQKTQTLEQENEKYTAEIKQLQQTKSKTGDAETKKLNNTIQELQKEKSDLEGKLKRITAESSASLPSRTPKTPNDMHTKLQLKRMVDECENEINELRAIVGRSGAMNMTTLENEKKKLQADLAESKEQRTKLEAEIRKLAAPKVSSELQAIKLNEAQRTVQKLEDENKKQNDKIKVLEEKISKITTTMKTAESNKTQLENQLKTEKDKLDEAEQDLNSLRKEKSKIEGKILGLEKELREERRKTVEVREDLEREIANLKRKSMSNDPSALRIQELSQKNDDLMSKLEDETRRYQQLISKHELLEEDHVMLKAQMESEKQKLLELDVLRNKLTQADTIEARLVKENTNLSRKCVEMQKNIAALESAADSRMAGLELEKNRLKSSLEDKQREYEHLCQENEMNAYQVAQLRKDNDDLRGKLDDYERINKAQRTLSEHNSHLEQELKKLHVQLETAEMNVKSEVAATRLRYEQQVTNLHNELTGLQRQCERFKRDRDTFKQLVEAAQKQIGDMKANRRSLASVTSSSGDDDDKSKIIALEQQIGCLEDELSEARLEASKVRTELISELSASEIKISEMQSKINELEEEKIISGGKSKVPGTKTRLELSWQKEREDLQRLVQETSTLARDLRQTLFEVERERDKEKLESKRKIDQIKKTTEEEIEEGRRKVTELQSDLLELRDAHAKLRTANEKLRRDRERSERERESATRRRLEVEGDRRIGALLQTVDELVKLAPELQRASSRQEPTTTTTSTGKTISANAPIPTPPMRHKSPSPGPGGATPQSPTVIAVLTRLAEASDDLRRYQRMCDEEKDRDRMRRGGMRRAASQENDSIEGHTGRPVMRINRNGGSLYKKSLSLDQSLQIEQQGQLIWKEGDDSMSSLQSLDSEYGARFQRDSSLDSRLSGGSTQSDMPRMRKKKRGLMGKLRSLSLTRGSKGSESDFSMQGSDSDLSMAGDIRSSKSNLKGKLSGMFRRAGSSSRANSSEALDRELQRPVAIQTLGNGPTAALAAGQGPPPRPVSASNPHLARQAGKPPTPSMAPTQRRRVVASSQPAPSNSGTLPK; translated from the exons ATGTCGCACCTGTTTCCTAGTGCAAAGGGCGATCAGCTGTGCCCACTTGGGTTCCATCCTCAGGTTCGTTGGCCAACGCGTTGTAAGCGGTGCTTCCGTGACTACAAAGAGCACGGCAACAAACGAAATGGCGAAGACATCACAGCTTCCACTCCAGTCCTACCCGGCTCGTCCCAATCGCG AAGTCGTGATGGTGGTAGTAGCACAAGTTTGGACAAACCCGTGCGGAGCTGGACATCTACTCAGAACTTGTTCGTGTCCAACAATAACAACCACGGAAGCAGTAGTGATAGACCACCGGGACTTCCGCAGCGACCTGCATCCTGGGCCTCGACGCCCGACTTAGATAACATTCTACAGCAAGTGAAGGCAGATTTTACAGTTAATTTAACACTCCCACGAAGGAGGCATACTACCACATTCGAGAAC TTAGAAGAACCAGAAACGACGGTAACATTAAAAAGGCCCCCATTGCCGCCAATACTTAAAGTTGAACCAAAGGATGCCAAGAAGGAGTTGGAAAAGGCAGAGGACCAGGGAGTCGTTATAGAGAAGGGAGACTCCCTTGCCGAAAGAGTGCGTAAGATGAACCTGATCAAGCGTCAAGGCAGTGCTGAGCGAGATAGCCGGGAACGATCGGTGCCAATGAAAGA GGAGGAAGAACCAAAATCGGCTCTTAAACCCGTTAAGACCATCGAACCGGAAAAGGTAGAACGTAAGCGTCGTATTAGGCCCATTCCAGAATCCAAAGTCGAGGAACCAATCAGTAAACCCCAGTTAACGCTAAGTAAAACTACAATCACTTCCACGAAACCCCTCGGAAGCACAACGCTAACACCTGTAAAAGAAAAGGAGGTCAAGAAACCCACTACTAGCGCAGAACCAGCGAAAGATTCCACGAAGATAATTCGTCGCCGGCGTGTTGATACGGGTCCATTTGAACCTTCCCCGAAACCAACAATAACCCCTACACCGAAGCCGATTATAACGCCAACCCCGAAACCTGATCCGATTGTGAACAATAGCAGTGATGATGTGAGGTTCCTGATATCCATCAAAGATAGTAAATCCAAACAGGACGAAGACCTCCACTCGATTACTACAGAGACTACAGAAACCACGATTGTCGACCATACTGATAATAGCGAGCTGCAAGAAGAGATCGAAAGTCTAAAACGGGAATTAGAAACAGTGAAAGCCAGGTGTGACAGAGCAGAACGGGAGAAGAGTGACATACTGTTACGTAGATTGGCGTCCATGGACACTGGCTCCAACAAGACAGCAGCCTCGGAAGCCCTCAAGCTACAGCAGAAGGTCAACGAACAGAAACAGATGCTAGAAGATCTGCAGGATGAGAAGAAGTTCTTGGCCACTAAAGTGAAAGAACTAGAATCGGACATCAAAATTCGCGGCGCCAAAAACGTGGAAGAACAGCTTAGGCAGAAGCTGGAACAAGCGGAAACTCTGTGCGAAGAGTTGATGGACGAAAATGAAGAAATCAAGCGTGAGCTGCGCAATATGGAATCCGAAATTGAAGAGATGCACGACAACTTCCGGGAAGAACAAGCTGACGAATACGCTTCATTGAAGAAAGAGCTTGATCAAACTACGAAGAATTGCCGTATTCTTTCGTTTAAACTGAAGAAATCGGACCGGAAAATCGAACAGCTGGAATCAGAAAAGGCAGCACTTGGGACCAATACGGATCTAGCTACGAAGGTAAAACAACTTGAGGACGAGCTGAAGGTCGCAAACGAAGTGGCGCGTCGTCTTCAAAGTGAGCTGGAACAAGCGGAATCTAATCCCACTACGCCAACGAAGAAGACGCCCAGCTTAGGCAAGATTGGAAAGTCAACTTCCGCGGATAACAAGATTTCACGAGCTTCGTTGACCCGGGGAGGATCACAGGAAGATCCGGTTCAGCTGCTGCGCGATCTGCAAGATTCTTTGGAACGGGAAGCCGATCTTCGTGAGCAATTGAAGTACGCCGAAGAGGAAGCCGAAAACCTCCGACGTAAATCGGGACGAATCGAGGATGACAACGAATCTCTGATGATGCAACTGAAGAAGATGGCTACAAAGGCGAGAA GTCGAAAGCTTAGTCCTAGTCCTCCGAACCGTCGTCTAACTCCCGAAGGTCCAATGGAGAAAGACGAAGGCATATCCGATGAAGACGATCCCGCGGAGCTCAGACTGCAGTTGGAGCTTAACGAACAGGAAACGGCAGTTTTGCGACGGAAGATGGAGGAGTTGGAAATCGAGAATAAGCGAAGCCGTGAACACGTGAAGGAACTCCAGGAAAGCTTGATATCGAAAACGAAGGAAATGGATAAACAGAATAAGCTACCATCCCTGCTGGGATCGAAGAGTAGTGGAACGAAGGATCCTCTGGACGAGAAGAAGATCAAAGTGATGGAGGAGCAAATCAACGAACTGCGCATGAAGTTGATCGAGAAAGATCGTGAGGTGGAACGCGTGCAGGCTGAATTGAGCATTAGCAAAACGAAGGGCGGTAAATCGTTGGTGAAATCGAA ATCTTTGGATGCAGATCAACAGGTTTTGGATCTGAAGCGTCAATTGCAGGTCATTGAACAGGAAGCTAATGTTCTGCGACAGAAAACGCAAACTTTGGAGCAAGAAAATGAGAAGTACACTGCGGAGATCAAGCAACTTCAGCAGACCAAATCGAAAACTGGCGACGCAGAAACCAAGAAACTGAACAACACCATTCAAGAGCTGCAAAAAGAGAAGAGTGATCTAGAGGGCAAATTGAAACGCATTACGGCGGAATCCTCTGCTAGTTTACCTTCGAGGACACCGAAAACACCCAACGATATGCACACCAAGCTGCAATTGAAG agAATGGTTGACGAGTGCGAGAATGAAATCAACGAGTTGCGTGCCATTGTGGGGCGATCCGGCGCCATGAACATGACTACTTTGGAGAACGAGAAGAAGAAACTACAAGCCGACTTGGCCGAGTCCAAGGAACAACGAACGAAACTGGAAGCCGAAATAA GAAAGCTAGCTGCTCCCAAGGTTTCCTCAGAGCTTCAAGCGATCAAACTGAACGAGGCCCAACGTACGGTTCAGAAGTTGGAGGATGAAAACAAAAAGCAAAACGATAAAATCAAAGTCCTGGAAGAGAAGATTAGTAAAATTACTACCACC ATGAAAACGGCAGAGTCAAACAAAACTCAGTTAGAAAATCAGTTGAAAACCGAGAAGGATAAGTTGGATGAGGCCGAGCAGGATTTGAACAGTTTGCGTAAAGAGAAATCGAAGATTGAAGGCAAAATTCTTGGCTTAGAAAAGGAATTAAGGGAAGAGCGACGAAAGACGGTTGAAGTTAGAGAAGATCTGGAAAGAGAAATTGCTAACTTGAAGAGGAAGTCTATGTCTAACGATCCATCCGCTCTGAGAATCCAAGAGTTGAGTCAGAAGAACGATG ATTTGATGTCGAAACTTGAAGATGAAACTAGAAGATACCAGCAGCTTATATCAAAACACGAGTTGCTGGAAGAAGATCACGTCATGCTGAAGGCGCAGATGGAGTCCGAAAAGCAGAAGCTCCTGGAACTGGACGTCCTGAGAAATAAGCTAACCCAAGCGGACACTATCGAGGCTCGACTGGTGAAAGAGAATACAAACCTCAGTCGAAAGTGTGTCGAAATGCAGAAGAATATCGCTGCCCTGGAAAGTGCCGCTGACAGTCGAATGGCTGGTTTGGAGTTGGAGAAAAATCGACTGAAGAGCTCGTTGGAGGATAAACAGCGGGAGTATGAGCATCTGTGTCAGGAGAATGAAATGAACGCCTATCAAGTAGCGCAGTTGAGGAAAGAC AATGATGATCTTAGAGGCAAACTAGACGACTACGAGAGAATCAACAAAGCTCAGCGAACCTTAAGTGAACACAACTCTCACTTAGAACAAGAGCTTAAAAAGCTCCATGTACA ATTGGAAACAGCGGAAATGAACGTGAAATCCGAAGTGGCCGCTACCCGTTTGCGGTACGAACAGCAAGTGACGAACCTGCATAACGAGTTGACCGGATTGCAGAGGCAATGCGAGCGATTCAAGCGGGATCGTGATACGTTCAAGCAACTGGTGGAAGCCGCCCAGAAACAGATCGGTGACATGAAAGCTAATCGACGCAGTTTAGCGTCGGTGACGAGCAGTAGCGGCGACGACGATGATAAGTCAAAGATCATTGCACTGGAACAGCAGATAGGCTGTCTTGAGGATGAACTCAGTGAAGCACGCCTGGAAGCTAGCAAGGTGCGAACGGAGCTAATTTCCGAACTGAGTGCTTCCGAGATCAAGATTTCCGAGATGCAGTCGAAGATCAACGAACTTGAGGAGGAGAAGATTATCAGCGGTGGCAAGAGCAAGGTGCCAGGCACAAAGACAAGACTGGAGCTTTCGTGGCAGAAGGAACGTGAGGATCTACAGAGATTGGTGCAGGAGACTTCAACGCTCGCTAGGGATCTCCGACAGACACTGTTCGAGGTGGAAAGAGAAAGGGATAAGGAAAAGCTGGAATCTAAGCGTAAGATAGACCAGATCAAAAAGACAACCGAAGAAGAGATTGAAGAGGGCAGAAGGAAAGTCACCGAATTGCAGAGTGATCTGCTGGAGCTTCGGGATGCGCATGCCAAGCTGAGAACGGCCAACGAAAAGCTAAGACGTGACCGGGAACGTTCTGAGCGTGAACGCGAAAGCGCCACTAGGCGAAGACTTGAAGTAGAAGGCGATCGTAGAATAGGAGCTCTGCTGCAAACGGTGGATGAGCTGGTGAAACTTGCGCCAGAGCTTCAGAGGGCATCGAGCAGGCAAGAGCCTACCACCACAACTACAAGCACAGGAAAG ACCATCAGTGCAAATGCACCCATTCCAACACCTCCGATGCGCCACAAGAGTCCTTCGCCCGGCCCAGGCGGAGCAACCCCACAGTCACCGACAGTGATAGCAGTATTAACAAGACTAGCAGAAGCGTCAGACGACTTGAGACGGTACCAACGGATGTGCGATGAGGAAAAAGACAGGGATCGTATGAGACGTGGTGGAATGCGAAG AGCTGCTTCCCAAGAAAACGACTCCATAGAAGGCCACACGGGTAGACCAGTGATGAGAATCAACCGCAATGGAGGAAGTTTGTACAAGAAGAGCTTATCGTTGGATCAATCACTACAGATTGAACAGCAAGGG CAACTCATCTGGAAGGAAGGCGACGACAGCATGTCTTCACTGCAATCTTTGGACTCCGAATACGGGGCCAGGTTTCAACGGGATTCGAGTTTAGATTCGCGCCTTTCGGGTGGATCAACTCAAAGCGATATGCCAAGGATGAGAAAGAAGAAACGTGGCCTTATGGGTAAACTGAGAAGTTTGAGTCTAACCAGAGGAAGCAAGGGAAGCGAAAGTGATTTTTCG ATGCAAGGGTCCGACTCGGATCTCAGCATGGCGGGTGATATTCGTTCCAGTAAGAGTAATCTAAAGGGCAAGCTGTCCGGAATGTTCCGGCGAGCGGGATCCTCATCCCGGGCAAACAGTAGCGAGGCGCTCGATCGAGAGCTTCAACGACCGGTTGCCATTCAGACTTTGGGTAACGGTCCAACCGCAGCACTGGCCGCAGGACAGGGACCACCGCCTCGACCGGTATCCGCCAGTAATCCGCATTTGGCAAGA CAGGCAGGAAAGCCACCCACCCCATCGATGGCACCCACCCAGCGAAGAAGGGTAGTCGCATCGTCCCAGCCGGCCCCTTCGAATTCTGGGACACTTCCAAAATaa